CTGCCGAACCAGATAAAGACGATCGCATTCAACAACGAGAAGTTTATACTCAAATATCTCAAGGCATTCACCTTGACACCACGGAAGTTTCGCTGGTTATTTTAGCTACGGCGATCGCTGCGATCGGTTTATTACAGGGAAGTCAAGTAGTAATAATTGGGGCGATGGTAATCGCACCTTTACTCAAGCCCAACATGGCATTAGCTGTGGCTACTACTTTTGGTGATTTACCGCTGGCAATGAGAACCATCAAAGTTGGTTTGACAGAAATTTTAATATCTTTGTTGCTGTCAATTTTCTTGGGGATATTAATGCCAGTGGATCTAGGAATGAACGAGATTGCGCTCAGAACTAGCGTAAATTTTTCCGATGTTGTTTTAGCTTTTGCTTCGGGGGTGGCTGGGGCAATCTCTCTGACAGTTGGCGAACAAAAAGCAGTAGTAGGAGTGATGGTTTCAGTAGCACTATTGCCTCCTCTAGTAGTTTTAGGAATGCTAATTGGTTCTGGGCTATGGGGATCTGCTGTTGAAACAGCAGTTTTGGTGTCAACCAATATTGTTTGTCTGAATTTAGCTGCGATCGCCACGTTCTGGTTGCGGGATATTCGT
This sequence is a window from Coleofasciculaceae cyanobacterium. Protein-coding genes within it:
- a CDS encoding TIGR00341 family protein, which produces MDLCLVKVFLPLTKEQNLRQLLSSYPWLETESIFKSQQQLLVNILLESERVETVVDDLKQKFPHLEDWQLLILPVETISTQADAKSPESAEPDKDDRIQQREVYTQISQGIHLDTTEVSLVILATAIAAIGLLQGSQVVIIGAMVIAPLLKPNMALAVATTFGDLPLAMRTIKVGLTEILISLLLSIFLGILMPVDLGMNEIALRTSVNFSDVVLAFASGVAGAISLTVGEQKAVVGVMVSVALLPPLVVLGMLIGSGLWGSAVETAVLVSTNIVCLNLAAIATFWLRDIRPQQWWQKFQASKITGMATIFWLVILALLISVIFMFQFDEAKASSIFPIQDKVNNCS